One genomic segment of Drosophila melanogaster chromosome 3R includes these proteins:
- the CG8476 gene encoding uncharacterized protein: MLRTIQTGAGQPVRCLATFGSRFTYQSQPMSQLRAENHYQVLNVPVGSSDREIKRAFIELSKKYHPDANSQTRDSEVFMKICEAYQTLHRVNSRQIYDSRLRMQNQNKSPQESTFTGRRVYTVWSQYQSAVRSKQMGRGSRRFGGVKPTIFKGKIVSKWLPMTLVDLKREGLRRSWHDKYSFPNSPIFYLYVAGFCLVGGLVLLDVISRFQEQSFVEKDIKILLSEKDLEASTITHPIHPSA, from the coding sequence ATGTTGAGGACCATCCAGACCGGAGCTGGCCAACCGGTGCGCTGCCTGGCCACCTTCGGCTCCAGATTCACGTACCAGAGCCAACCGATGTCGCAGCTCCGCGCCGAGAACCACTACCAGGTGCTGAACGTGCCCGTGGGCTCCAGCGACCGGGAGATTAAGCGAGCCTTCATCGAGTTGTCCAAGAAGTACCATCCGGATGCAAATAGTCAGACCAGGGACTCTGAGGTCTTCATGAAGATCTGTGAGGCCTATCAGACGCTCCATCGGGTAAACTCCCGGCAGATCTACGACTCCAGACTCCGGATGcagaaccaaaacaaatcTCCGCAAGAATCCACGTTTACCGGCAGACGAGTCTATACGGTTTGGTCACAGTATCAGTCCGCTGTCCGGAGCAAGCAGATGGGTAGAGGTTCCCGGCGATTTGGGGGCGTAAAGCCCACCATCTTCAAGGGAAAGATAGTCAGCAAATGGCTGCCAATGACCTTGGTTGACCTCAAGCGGGAGGGACTCAGGAGATCGTGGCATGATAAGTACTCCTTTCCCAATAGTCCTATTTTCTACCTATATGTAGCCGGATTTTGCTTGGTGGGAGGACTGGTTCTATTGGACGTGATCAGTAGATTCCAAGAGCAATCATTCGTAGAGAAGGATATTAAAATCTTGCTAAGCGAAAAGGATCTGGAGGCCTCAACAATAACTCATCCAATCCATCCATCTGCATAG
- the CG8483 gene encoding uncharacterized protein: protein MMQPSAVLLTTIMIISCEVAFACNGKIIASGITAEERSIILQEHNRLRQIVATGRYPGQPGAENMREIVWDDELAARAQKWADNCQFRHDPHRTINRFTMGQNLAIIWSTAPLDADDGDFPSRIQSWFNEVQKYSFGDAWSPKTGHYSQLVWGETSLVGCGYAEYKDTSKYNKLYVCNYGPGGNVVGYNPYEVGKPSCSTYGMKPSSRYQGLCAAPGSSPAANSVYGANTIETYEYGYNSSPSSQTANNNPPTNNINKSQFSYNQPRPKPVQTINPNPSPFNPQAAVPSASTFGGSSFGSASRGGSHAYTTDPSQSAGRYKHKLEAYRPSAAEFEKSVHKHTILRTYIEQNQQRQDQQQQQQQKEQDQQQQQPEPSSTKKPSRGWSLLTWRG from the exons ATGATGCAGCCAAGTGCGGTATTACTAACCACAATTATGATCATCTCCTGCGAAGTGGCATTCGCCTGCAATGGAAAGATAATTG CATCGGGCATCACGGCGGAAGAGAGATCAATCATCTTGCAGGAGCACAATCGCCTCCGGCAGATCGTGGCCACGGGTCGCTATCCAGGCCAGCCGGGTGCCGAGAATATGCGGGAGATCGTCTGGGACGATGAGCTGGCCGCCAGAGCTCAGAAATGGGCTGACAACTGCCAGTTCCGTCACGATCCGCACCGTACAATAA ATCGCTTTACGATGGGCCAGAATCTGGCCATCATCTGGAGTACGGCGCCTTTGGATGCCGATGACGGTGATTTCCCCTCTCGCATCCAGAGTTGGTTTAACGAGGTGCAGAAGTACTCCTTCGGGGACGCCTGGTCCCCCAAAACTGGACACTATTCCCAACTGGTTTGGGGTGAGACCAGCTTGGTGGGCTGTGGATATGCGGAGTACAAGGATACCAGCAAGTACAACAAGCTCTACGTCTGCAATTATGGGCCTGG TGGCAATGTGGTGGGCTACAATCCCTATGAGGTTGGAAAGCCATCGTGCTCCACATACGGCATGAAGCCTTCGTCCCGCTACCAAGGACTCTGCGCCGCTCCCGGATCCTCGCCAGCGGCCAACAGCGTTTACGGAGCAAACACAATTGAAACGTATGAGTACGGCTACAACAGCAGCCCTTCCAGTCAAACCGCCAATAACAATCCGCCGACTAACAACATTAACAAGAGCCAGTTCAGCTATAACCAACCAAGACCCAAGCCCGTCCAAACCATCAATCCAAATCCCTCCCCATTCAACCCACAGGCAGCGGTACCATCAGCGTCGACCTTCGGCGGCAGTTCGTTTGGCAGCGCCTCGAGGGGCGGCAGCCACGCCTACACCACGGACCCATCGCAGTCGGCAGGCCGCTATAAGCACAAGCTCGAGGCGTATCGGCCAAGTGCGGCCGAGTTCGAGAAGTCCGTACACAAGCATACCATACTACGCACCTATATAGAGCAGAATCAACAGAGGCaggatcagcagcagcagcaacaacagaaggaacaggatcagcagcagcagcagccagagCCCTCGAGCACCAAGAAACCCAGTCGTGGATGGAGCCTTCTAACCTGGCGTGGTTGA